In Streptomyces sp. NBC_00433, a single genomic region encodes these proteins:
- a CDS encoding ADP-ribosylglycohydrolase family protein, which translates to MTLPAGDVRLTWVQPEDLLGHELRQAAEDGRDPAEVRRRWLSAGGHLAPPRAGASPGPTAPALRALAERLLDELALMPGLLDTAEPTELTAIHALAPAWSARPGGTGGPDATPLPAVEHAVRPEPDGSASKGSHAGAPPTGPGTRGGGHTAAAGAVAQTTARGNQNVLADRLEAGWLGRAAGCLLGKPVEKLTLGGIREIARGTGNWPLDGWFTGVGLDPAVSGRHPWNRRSAGTSLAENISGMPEDDDLNYPLLGLLLLERHGHGFRTADVARLWLDELPAGRTFTAERVAYRNLLDGVEPPLTATRRNPFREWIGALIRADVHGWTHPGDPAAAADQVWRDAALTHTSNGVYGAMFAAAVIAGAAGGGADVHACLAAGLDVVPAGSRLARAVRFGVAAARAEPTGEAEGFADVVDALHSAYGDHHWVHVLPNASLLAAALTHADGDFTGSITRAVSGGWDTDSNGATAGSVAGLLAGSPAALPGRWTDPLKNRLSTTVGGLDGIGFDTLARRTAALAVLPQEGSS; encoded by the coding sequence ATGACGCTGCCCGCCGGGGACGTACGGCTGACCTGGGTCCAGCCGGAGGACCTGCTCGGCCACGAATTGCGCCAGGCGGCGGAGGACGGCCGCGACCCGGCCGAGGTGCGCCGCCGGTGGCTGTCCGCGGGCGGCCACCTCGCCCCGCCCCGCGCGGGCGCCTCCCCCGGCCCGACCGCTCCGGCGCTGCGCGCACTGGCCGAGCGGCTGCTTGACGAACTGGCCTTGATGCCGGGCCTGTTGGACACGGCCGAGCCGACGGAGCTGACGGCGATCCACGCGCTCGCCCCGGCGTGGTCGGCCCGACCGGGCGGCACCGGAGGACCGGACGCGACGCCCCTGCCTGCGGTGGAGCACGCCGTCCGGCCCGAGCCGGACGGTTCGGCGTCGAAGGGGTCGCACGCGGGGGCGCCGCCCACCGGTCCCGGGACTCGGGGTGGCGGGCACACCGCGGCAGCGGGAGCGGTGGCTCAGACGACCGCACGCGGCAACCAAAATGTGCTGGCCGACCGGCTGGAAGCCGGGTGGCTCGGGCGGGCCGCCGGGTGCCTGCTCGGGAAGCCGGTGGAGAAGCTGACGCTCGGCGGGATCAGGGAGATCGCGCGCGGGACCGGGAATTGGCCGCTGGACGGCTGGTTCACCGGAGTCGGGCTCGACCCGGCCGTCTCCGGGCGGCATCCGTGGAACCGCCGCAGCGCGGGCACCTCGCTGGCCGAGAACATCAGCGGGATGCCGGAGGACGACGACCTCAACTACCCGCTGCTCGGGCTGCTGTTGCTGGAGCGGCACGGCCACGGCTTCCGCACCGCCGACGTGGCGCGGCTGTGGCTGGACGAGCTGCCCGCCGGGCGGACCTTCACCGCCGAGCGGGTCGCCTACCGCAATCTGCTGGACGGGGTCGAGCCGCCGCTGACCGCCACCCGGCGCAATCCCTTCCGCGAGTGGATCGGCGCGCTCATCAGGGCCGACGTCCACGGCTGGACGCATCCCGGCGATCCGGCCGCCGCCGCGGACCAGGTGTGGCGGGACGCGGCGCTGACGCACACCTCGAACGGCGTCTACGGGGCGATGTTCGCCGCCGCGGTGATCGCCGGGGCGGCGGGCGGCGGCGCCGACGTCCACGCGTGCCTGGCCGCCGGGCTCGACGTGGTGCCCGCGGGGTCGCGGCTGGCGCGGGCGGTGCGGTTCGGGGTGGCGGCGGCCCGTGCGGAGCCGACCGGTGAGGCCGAGGGCTTCGCGGACGTGGTGGACGCGCTGCATTCCGCCTACGGCGACCACCACTGGGTGCACGTCCTGCCGAACGCGAGCCTGCTCGCCGCCGCCCTCACCCACGCGGACGGCGACTTCACGGGCTCCATCACCCGCGCGGTGTCGGGGGGTTGGGACACCGACTCGAACGGCGCGACGGCCGGCTCCGTCGCCGGGCTGCTCGCGGGCTCGCCCGCGGCGCTGCCGGGCCGGTGGACCGACCCGCTGAAGAACCGGCTGTCGACCACGGTCGGCGGCCTCGACGGCATCGGCTTCGACACGCTCGCCCGGCGCACCGCCGCGCTCGCGGTCCTCCCGCAGGAAGGCAGCTCATGA
- a CDS encoding ADP-ribosylglycohydrolase family protein: MKLTLEDRVAGCLAGAAVGDALGGPVEGWTPEQIAERHGGRVRGIVGPFHEDWRTARPIAPYHKGDGHVTDDTLMTHALVRVYAKVRDHLDAYSIAEHLVPDLIGTPRWIPELEAEALPLQRIFLAEKWIVARLHYGHVDPREAGVGNIVNCGAAMYMAPVGVVNAGNPAAAYAEALEVAAPHQSSYGREAAGVFAAAVAAAFVPDATASSVVDAALALAKDGTRAAIEAVCERAASCDDWEGALGPLREAVAPFDTVGPRYREPSLGARRPSRLHAIEELPVALGMLLVGGGDYEAAVLGSVNYGRDCDSIATMSGAIAGVLGGTGSVPAGWSAEVGRASRLDLHAPAAELTAVTREVFARDTERRRAHETAFTALAGVR; the protein is encoded by the coding sequence ATGAAACTGACGCTTGAGGACCGCGTCGCGGGCTGCCTCGCCGGCGCCGCCGTCGGGGACGCGCTGGGCGGCCCGGTCGAGGGCTGGACGCCGGAGCAGATCGCCGAACGGCACGGCGGCCGGGTGCGCGGCATCGTCGGCCCCTTCCACGAGGACTGGCGCACCGCGCGGCCCATCGCTCCCTACCACAAGGGCGACGGCCACGTCACCGACGACACCCTGATGACGCACGCGCTGGTCAGGGTCTACGCGAAGGTGCGCGACCACCTGGACGCGTACAGCATCGCCGAGCACCTGGTGCCCGACCTGATCGGCACGCCCCGGTGGATACCTGAGCTGGAGGCGGAGGCGCTGCCCTTGCAGCGGATCTTCCTGGCCGAGAAGTGGATCGTGGCCCGGCTGCACTACGGGCACGTGGACCCGCGGGAGGCGGGTGTCGGCAACATCGTCAACTGCGGTGCGGCGATGTACATGGCGCCGGTCGGCGTGGTCAACGCCGGCAACCCCGCGGCGGCTTACGCGGAGGCGCTGGAGGTGGCGGCGCCGCACCAGTCGTCCTACGGGCGCGAGGCGGCGGGTGTCTTCGCCGCGGCCGTGGCGGCGGCCTTCGTGCCGGACGCGACCGCGTCGAGCGTGGTGGACGCGGCGCTGGCGCTGGCCAAGGACGGTACGCGGGCGGCGATCGAGGCGGTGTGCGAGCGGGCCGCGTCCTGCGACGACTGGGAGGGGGCGCTCGGGCCGCTGCGGGAGGCGGTCGCGCCCTTCGACACGGTGGGGCCGCGCTACCGCGAGCCCTCGCTCGGTGCCCGGCGCCCGTCGCGGCTGCACGCCATCGAGGAACTCCCCGTCGCGCTGGGCATGTTGCTGGTCGGCGGCGGCGACTACGAGGCCGCGGTGCTCGGCTCGGTGAACTACGGGCGGGACTGCGACTCGATCGCCACCATGAGCGGGGCGATCGCCGGAGTGCTCGGCGGCACCGGGTCGGTGCCCGCGGGGTGGAGCGCCGAGGTGGGCCGGGCCAGCCGCCTCGATCTCCACGCCCCCGCCGCGGAGTTGACCGCCGTCACCCGGGAGGTCTTCGCCCGGGACACCGAGCGGCGCCGGGCCCATGAGACGGCGTTCACGGCCCTGGCGGGGGTGCGATGA
- a CDS encoding ADP-ribosylglycohydrolase family protein: MTQQPCTADATPTQPPSGPVAPRRPAPAPRTTEAPPPRHPAVGRAAAGLLSGRAGRPGDGEARSRVEGLLLGLAAGDAAGWPAARHRAARMPEWTRRLTRELDTFAEQNETTTLPVPIALNQPPEPLRLGPSDDAEWAAFTAEAVLASRGAPLSDLSRDRRVRAAVDLAWMSLAAEISTAAARAPEVESAVIPLRARISVRAGLGNLATGLRPPATGHDNPHFFDDAACGRACVLAVVHPGDPAAAADLAEYDARYTQDEDGVHGARAMAAAVALALAGAPTQDCVAAALGQLPPGSEIARNAQHAVALARTAGAAGDGVHGRAFGLVPLLEHQIIDHVYSYGIAAADTVPVALALVLASDGAVDEAVPAAACLSRVADSAPALAGALAGALGGARSLPASWRAACRTLAGCALPRLAGLDLVELAGRLTAVEPSFTAQERPGGLGIHETDA, from the coding sequence ATGACCCAGCAACCCTGTACCGCCGACGCGACACCAACCCAGCCCCCGAGCGGCCCGGTGGCGCCCCGCCGCCCCGCCCCGGCCCCGCGCACCACCGAAGCGCCGCCGCCGCGGCACCCCGCCGTGGGGCGAGCGGCCGCCGGCCTGCTGAGCGGCCGCGCAGGGCGGCCGGGAGACGGCGAGGCACGGTCACGGGTCGAAGGGCTGCTGCTGGGGCTCGCCGCCGGGGATGCCGCCGGATGGCCGGCGGCACGGCACCGGGCGGCGCGGATGCCCGAGTGGACACGGCGGCTGACGCGTGAGCTGGACACCTTCGCCGAGCAGAACGAGACGACCACGCTGCCCGTGCCGATCGCCCTCAACCAGCCCCCCGAGCCGCTGCGGCTCGGCCCTTCCGACGACGCCGAGTGGGCGGCCTTCACCGCGGAGGCGGTGCTCGCCTCGCGCGGGGCGCCGCTCAGCGACCTGAGCCGCGACCGGCGGGTGCGCGCCGCGGTGGACCTGGCCTGGATGTCGCTGGCCGCCGAGATCTCCACGGCGGCCGCCCGCGCGCCCGAGGTCGAGTCAGCGGTGATCCCGCTGCGGGCCAGGATCTCGGTACGCGCGGGGCTCGGCAATCTCGCCACCGGCCTGCGCCCGCCCGCCACCGGGCACGACAACCCGCACTTCTTCGACGACGCCGCCTGCGGGCGGGCCTGCGTGCTCGCCGTCGTCCACCCCGGCGACCCGGCTGCGGCCGCGGACCTCGCCGAATACGACGCGCGCTACACCCAGGACGAGGACGGGGTGCACGGCGCCCGCGCGATGGCCGCCGCCGTCGCGCTCGCACTGGCCGGCGCCCCGACGCAGGACTGCGTGGCCGCGGCCCTGGGCCAGTTGCCGCCCGGCTCGGAGATCGCGCGCAATGCGCAGCACGCGGTGGCCCTGGCCCGGACGGCCGGTGCGGCGGGCGACGGCGTCCACGGGCGGGCGTTCGGCCTGGTCCCGCTGCTGGAACACCAGATCATCGACCACGTCTACAGCTACGGCATCGCCGCCGCCGACACCGTGCCGGTCGCCCTCGCGCTGGTCCTGGCCAGTGACGGCGCCGTGGACGAGGCGGTGCCCGCCGCCGCGTGCCTGTCGCGGGTCGCGGACTCCGCGCCCGCGCTGGCGGGCGCGCTGGCCGGCGCGCTCGGCGGCGCGCGCTCCCTGCCCGCCTCCTGGCGGGCCGCGTGCAGGACCCTGGCCGGCTGCGCGCTGCCGCGGCTGGCCGGGCTCGATCTCGTGGAGCTGGCCGGACGGCTGACCGCCGTGGAGCCGTCCTTCACCGCCCAGGAACGACCAGGAGGACTCGGAATCCATGAAACTGACGCTTGA
- a CDS encoding ADP-ribosylglycohydrolase family protein gives MSTTPASPDTSGPYLTPSPPPHGARRPAPAPGSPRDHARGALTGLAVGDALGAPAENMKPSAIRKRWGRIEDFVTDDPAGTDDTEYAILSGLLLARHGSALTTGDVETAWHVWIADRDEGPFKGAGFSERGTLENLRRGLASPITAQHRHAWSDGLAMRAAPCGVFAAGRPAEAARLVAIDGTVSHEGEGIYGGQAVAAGVAAAMGGGDCAAVITAALSVVPEDSWTARSLRRAVTVARRVRLDPGLTVLDRERALRAAVVIGGYPWTDLAPEAVGLAFGAFALAGGDFTGSVLTAVNMGRDADTTAAVAGALAGTLGGCSAIPHRWSRAVRAVRGSCLPAMAGYHVHDIADLLSPAEPGHATAGRAAS, from the coding sequence ATGAGCACAACTCCCGCCTCACCCGACACCTCCGGCCCATATCTGACCCCGTCGCCCCCGCCCCACGGCGCCCGCCGACCCGCCCCCGCACCCGGCTCACCGCGCGACCACGCGCGCGGCGCACTGACCGGCCTCGCCGTCGGTGACGCGCTGGGGGCGCCAGCCGAGAACATGAAACCGTCGGCGATCCGCAAGCGCTGGGGCCGTATCGAGGACTTCGTCACCGACGACCCGGCGGGCACCGACGACACCGAATACGCGATCCTGTCCGGCCTGCTGCTGGCCCGGCACGGCTCCGCCCTGACCACGGGCGACGTCGAGACGGCCTGGCACGTGTGGATCGCCGACCGCGACGAAGGCCCCTTCAAGGGCGCGGGCTTCAGCGAGCGCGGCACCCTGGAGAACCTCCGCCGGGGCCTGGCCTCGCCGATCACCGCACAGCACCGGCACGCGTGGAGCGACGGGCTCGCGATGCGGGCCGCGCCCTGCGGGGTCTTCGCCGCCGGGCGGCCCGCCGAGGCCGCACGGCTGGTGGCCATCGACGGCACGGTCAGCCATGAGGGAGAGGGGATCTACGGCGGGCAGGCCGTCGCGGCAGGCGTCGCGGCGGCGATGGGCGGCGGGGACTGCGCCGCGGTGATCACCGCGGCGCTGTCCGTGGTGCCCGAGGACTCCTGGACCGCCCGCTCGCTGCGGCGGGCGGTGACGGTGGCCCGCCGGGTCAGGCTCGACCCCGGCCTGACGGTGCTCGACCGGGAGCGGGCGCTGCGTGCCGCGGTCGTCATCGGCGGCTACCCGTGGACCGACCTGGCGCCCGAGGCGGTGGGCCTGGCCTTCGGCGCCTTCGCCCTGGCCGGGGGCGACTTCACCGGCTCGGTGCTCACGGCGGTGAACATGGGCAGGGACGCCGACACCACGGCCGCGGTCGCGGGCGCACTCGCCGGTACGCTCGGCGGCTGCTCGGCCATCCCGCACCGCTGGTCACGGGCCGTCAGAGCGGTCCGCGGCAGCTGCCTTCCCGCTATGGCCGGCTATCACGTCCACGACATCGCCGACCTGCTCTCCCCCGCCGAGCCCGGCCACGCCACAGCGGGGCGGGCCGCCTCATGA
- a CDS encoding sugar ABC transporter substrate-binding protein — protein MRRRGLLTGAAATAAAAGSAALLSGCGSSAASGAPTLDFLSLAWQEESVKANKALVAQWNSAHPEVRVRYVQGSWDDVHDQLLTSFEGGAAPDIIHDEGNDLTDFGSGGYLADLTRLLPAAAQSRIPSAAWDMARFDGGLYGVPFLQEPRVLIANRTLLAEAGIELPDAAKPWTWDEFEDIAKELSRPGGAGERYGVAWPMSSPVSVTLNLSLTTGGRILYRKDDGGTEVRLDQADSAFAELVRRQVGTDRSAPASALGMSGGDTLPGFFAGRYAMLPLNLSYRQQIQQQAPARFDWVTLPLPVGAGAPDGGRAQGVSPQTLSVSKDCGHKAEAAAFIDFMTQTGPLVELARGDWMAPTATEALRDPSLTTDKLGWSTGMSVAAHLVASPALGRRGYPEWSDKVATPALQQFFSGGIGLDSLRKKLVRDGNRVFDRYRT, from the coding sequence ATGCGCCGCCGCGGCCTGCTCACCGGCGCCGCCGCGACCGCCGCCGCCGCTGGTTCCGCCGCCCTGCTGTCCGGCTGCGGCTCGTCGGCCGCCTCCGGTGCGCCCACCCTGGACTTCCTGTCGCTGGCCTGGCAGGAGGAGTCGGTCAAGGCCAACAAGGCGCTGGTGGCGCAGTGGAATTCCGCGCACCCCGAGGTGCGGGTCCGCTATGTGCAGGGCAGTTGGGACGACGTCCACGACCAGCTGCTCACGTCCTTCGAGGGCGGCGCGGCGCCCGACATCATCCACGACGAGGGCAACGACCTCACCGACTTCGGTTCCGGCGGCTACCTCGCCGACCTGACGCGCCTGCTGCCCGCGGCGGCACAGAGCCGTATCCCGTCCGCCGCCTGGGACATGGCCCGCTTCGACGGGGGGCTGTACGGCGTGCCCTTCCTGCAGGAGCCGCGGGTGCTGATCGCCAACCGCACGCTCCTGGCCGAGGCGGGCATCGAACTGCCGGACGCCGCGAAGCCGTGGACGTGGGACGAGTTCGAGGACATCGCCAAGGAGCTGTCGCGCCCCGGCGGAGCCGGCGAGCGCTACGGCGTGGCCTGGCCGATGAGTTCACCGGTCAGCGTGACGCTGAATCTCTCGCTGACCACCGGCGGCAGGATCCTCTACCGCAAGGACGACGGGGGCACCGAAGTCCGCCTGGACCAGGCGGACTCGGCCTTCGCCGAGCTGGTACGCCGCCAGGTCGGCACGGACAGGTCGGCGCCGGCAAGCGCGCTGGGCATGAGCGGCGGCGACACGCTGCCCGGCTTCTTCGCGGGGCGCTACGCGATGCTGCCGCTCAACCTGTCCTACCGGCAGCAGATACAGCAGCAGGCGCCCGCCCGCTTCGACTGGGTCACCCTGCCGCTGCCCGTCGGCGCCGGCGCCCCGGACGGCGGGCGCGCGCAGGGCGTCAGCCCGCAGACGCTGTCGGTGTCCAAGGACTGCGGGCACAAGGCGGAGGCCGCGGCCTTCATCGACTTCATGACGCAGACCGGCCCGCTGGTGGAGCTGGCCAGGGGCGACTGGATGGCCCCGACCGCCACCGAGGCGCTGCGCGATCCGTCGCTGACCACGGACAAGCTCGGCTGGAGCACGGGCATGTCGGTGGCCGCGCATCTGGTGGCCTCCCCCGCGCTGGGCAGGCGCGGCTATCCCGAGTGGTCGGACAAGGTCGCCACCCCCGCCCTGCAGCAGTTCTTCAGCGGCGGCATCGGCCTGGACTCGCTGCGCAAGAAGCTGGTGCGCGACGGCAACCGGGTCTTCGACCGCTACCGCACCTGA
- a CDS encoding carbohydrate ABC transporter permease, with amino-acid sequence MRRRAGRTGQYAALLCYLVFLAFPLLWLISTAFKSPRELGSVDPTWLPRHPTLGNFRTALDEQPLLHAALNSLLVAGAAAIVSVAVAVPAAYAMVRFKGAVSRAGTGWILVSQMFPLVLIIIPLFMVLKNLHLIDSRPGLVVVYVVWTLPFVLWMLQSYVRAVPVSLEEAAAIDGCGRLRTLRSVVLPLLAPGLIATLMFAFVTAWNEFFFALVLLKSPEKQTMSVILTHFTGAEGAADLGPLAAASLLATIPSLVFFALLQKRLVSGMLSGAVKG; translated from the coding sequence TTGCGCCGCCGCGCGGGCCGGACCGGGCAGTACGCGGCGCTGCTGTGCTATCTCGTCTTCCTGGCCTTCCCGCTGCTGTGGCTGATCTCCACCGCCTTCAAGTCGCCCAGGGAGCTGGGCTCCGTCGACCCGACCTGGCTGCCGCGGCATCCGACGCTGGGCAATTTCCGTACCGCGCTCGACGAGCAGCCGCTGCTGCACGCGGCGCTCAACAGCCTGCTGGTGGCCGGGGCCGCCGCGATCGTCTCGGTGGCGGTCGCGGTGCCCGCCGCCTACGCGATGGTGCGGTTCAAGGGCGCGGTCAGCCGGGCCGGCACCGGCTGGATCCTGGTCAGCCAGATGTTCCCGCTGGTGCTGATCATCATCCCGTTGTTCATGGTGCTCAAAAATCTGCACCTGATCGACTCCCGCCCCGGTCTGGTCGTCGTTTACGTGGTGTGGACGCTCCCCTTCGTGCTGTGGATGCTGCAGAGCTACGTCAGAGCGGTACCCGTGTCGCTGGAGGAGGCCGCCGCGATCGACGGCTGCGGGCGGCTGCGGACGCTGCGCAGCGTGGTCCTTCCGCTGCTGGCTCCCGGGCTGATCGCGACCCTGATGTTCGCCTTCGTCACCGCCTGGAACGAGTTCTTCTTCGCCCTGGTCCTGCTCAAGTCGCCGGAGAAGCAGACGATGTCCGTGATCCTCACCCATTTCACCGGTGCCGAGGGCGCCGCGGACCTCGGCCCGCTGGCCGCCGCGTCGCTGCTCGCCACCATCCCCAGCCTGGTCTTCTTCGCGCTGCTGCAAAAGCGCCTGGTCAGCGGGATGCTGTCCGGGGCGGTGAAGGGCTGA
- a CDS encoding sugar ABC transporter permease: protein MTAATAAQPRPGAGTPPPRTAAARRRMLGLDRDAWFLLLPALIPVLVLSVGPLLYGISLAFTDAQSGVTRSTSFTGVRNFADLRLDSLFWDSFRIGLIWAVCVTALQLLLALGLALLLDQNLRFRWLARTLALVPWAMPEVVVGIMWRLVYNPDAGILNNTLRHLHLSSGHTDWLSGLSLALPAVIVVGVWFGMPQTTVVLLAGLQNVPLELHEAAAIDGAGAWRRFTTVTWPTLKPVVLSITALNFIWNFNSFGLVYVLTSGGPGGKTRLPTLFAYEEAFRYGQFGYAAAMGLVMVAVIAVLLTVFLRNRLKEADQ from the coding sequence ATGACCGCCGCCACGGCGGCCCAGCCCCGGCCGGGCGCCGGCACTCCCCCGCCGCGTACGGCGGCCGCCCGCCGCCGGATGCTCGGCCTGGACCGGGACGCCTGGTTCCTGCTGCTGCCCGCGCTGATACCCGTGCTGGTGCTGAGCGTCGGACCGCTGCTCTACGGCATCTCGCTGGCCTTCACCGACGCCCAGTCGGGCGTCACCCGCTCCACGTCCTTCACCGGCGTGCGCAATTTCGCGGACCTGCGGCTCGACTCGCTGTTCTGGGACTCGTTCAGGATCGGCCTGATCTGGGCGGTCTGCGTGACCGCCCTGCAACTGCTGCTGGCGCTGGGCCTGGCGCTGCTGCTCGACCAGAACCTGCGCTTCCGCTGGCTGGCCCGCACCCTGGCGCTGGTGCCGTGGGCGATGCCGGAGGTCGTGGTCGGCATCATGTGGCGGCTGGTCTACAACCCGGACGCGGGCATCCTCAACAACACGCTGCGGCACCTGCACCTGTCGTCCGGGCACACCGACTGGCTGTCCGGCCTGTCGCTCGCGCTGCCCGCGGTGATCGTGGTGGGCGTGTGGTTCGGCATGCCGCAGACCACCGTGGTGCTGCTGGCCGGCCTGCAGAACGTACCGCTGGAATTGCACGAGGCGGCCGCCATCGACGGAGCAGGGGCCTGGCGCCGCTTCACCACCGTGACCTGGCCGACGCTCAAGCCGGTGGTGCTGTCCATCACCGCGCTCAACTTCATCTGGAATTTCAACTCCTTCGGCCTGGTGTACGTGCTGACCAGCGGCGGCCCCGGCGGCAAGACCCGGCTGCCGACCCTCTTCGCCTACGAGGAGGCCTTCCGCTACGGGCAGTTCGGCTATGCGGCGGCCATGGGCCTGGTGATGGTCGCGGTGATCGCCGTGCTGCTCACCGTCTTCCTGCGCAACCGTCTCAAGGAGGCCGACCAGTGA
- a CDS encoding LacI family transcriptional regulator produces MTTSGGPPTVETIAVRAGVSIASVSRVLNGHGARPNTVRRVEQAAAELGYVPNGVARSLKGGRTRQLTFAMPDVGNPAYVSMVRQIQAVTKPLGYRLLLHSTDAVAEDELDVVRSLADRTSDGLILCPIRVTDAHLEVLARAARPVVVIGSLPGAAAVDSVRADSVSGTLLAVRHLMERGRRRIAFINGPSDTVPGRNRRIGYETALREAGLVPDPALTVTTDFGIEAGALAAHRLLDAHPGIDSVFCANDQLALGAAHAAHDRDLRIPDDLAVVGMDDSELARAGHPALTSVDLGSAERGRLAAEMLVARLDGGDHEVRCETVAPRLVVRESTTGARIRSAGAAVAAGAS; encoded by the coding sequence ATGACGACTTCGGGCGGACCGCCCACCGTGGAGACGATCGCCGTGCGGGCGGGAGTGTCGATCGCCTCGGTCTCGCGCGTTCTCAATGGTCACGGGGCTCGTCCCAACACTGTCCGGCGGGTCGAGCAGGCCGCGGCCGAACTGGGCTACGTGCCCAACGGGGTGGCCAGGTCCCTCAAGGGCGGGCGTACACGGCAGCTGACCTTCGCCATGCCCGACGTGGGCAACCCGGCCTATGTCTCGATGGTCCGGCAGATACAGGCCGTCACCAAGCCGCTGGGATACCGGCTGCTGCTGCACTCCACCGACGCCGTCGCCGAGGACGAGCTGGACGTCGTGCGCAGCCTCGCCGACAGGACCAGCGACGGGCTGATCCTGTGTCCGATACGGGTGACCGACGCGCATCTGGAGGTGCTGGCGCGCGCCGCCCGCCCGGTGGTGGTCATCGGGTCGCTGCCCGGCGCGGCCGCGGTCGACAGCGTGCGGGCCGACTCTGTGTCGGGCACCCTGCTCGCGGTGCGGCACCTGATGGAGCGCGGCCGGCGGCGGATCGCCTTCATCAACGGCCCGTCGGACACCGTCCCCGGGCGCAACCGCAGGATCGGCTACGAGACGGCGCTGCGCGAGGCCGGCCTCGTACCCGACCCGGCGCTCACCGTGACCACCGACTTCGGCATCGAGGCCGGCGCGCTGGCCGCCCACCGGCTGCTGGACGCGCACCCGGGCATCGACAGCGTCTTCTGCGCCAACGACCAGCTGGCGCTGGGCGCCGCCCATGCCGCGCACGACCGGGACCTGCGCATACCCGACGACCTGGCGGTGGTGGGGATGGACGACAGCGAGCTGGCCAGGGCCGGCCATCCGGCGCTGACCAGCGTGGACCTGGGGTCGGCGGAAAGGGGCAGGCTCGCCGCCGAGATGCTGGTCGCCCGGCTCGACGGCGGCGACCACGAGGTGCGCTGCGAGACGGTCGCACCCCGGCTCGTGGTTCGCGAGTCGACCACCGGCGCGCGGATCAGGTCCGCGGGCGCCGCTGTCGCGGCGGGCGCGTCATGA
- a CDS encoding dihydrodipicolinate synthase family protein, with the protein MFHGVVPPLCTPLTEDGEVDTASLERLAGFLLDAGVHGLFVGGSTGEIAQLTDTARDTALRTVVATAAGQVPVLAGAIDTGTRRVLEHARRAQALGADAVVVTAPFYVGVGEAEVRAHYELLHAALELPVVAYDIPSNVGYKLPPALLGELAQAEVIAAVKDSSGDLESFQRVLDLTAGSGAGCLTGSETLADLAMVRGADGIVPGLGNVDPHGYVRLYEAARSGDAAAARAEQRRLTELFGIIEVADRGRVGRMSGALGAFKAALVARGVIRHAHTQAPLLPLTDAESRAVAGLVAAAGLAPVR; encoded by the coding sequence ATGTTCCACGGAGTCGTCCCTCCCCTGTGCACCCCGCTGACCGAGGACGGGGAGGTGGACACCGCCTCGCTCGAACGCCTCGCCGGCTTCCTGCTCGACGCCGGGGTGCACGGCCTCTTCGTCGGCGGATCGACCGGGGAGATCGCCCAACTCACCGACACGGCGCGGGACACCGCGCTGCGTACGGTCGTCGCCACCGCCGCCGGGCAGGTCCCGGTGCTGGCCGGCGCGATCGACACCGGCACCCGGCGGGTGCTCGAACACGCCCGGCGCGCCCAGGCGCTGGGGGCCGACGCGGTGGTGGTGACCGCGCCCTTCTACGTCGGGGTCGGCGAGGCCGAGGTCAGGGCGCACTACGAGCTGCTGCACGCGGCGCTCGAACTGCCCGTCGTGGCCTACGACATCCCGTCGAACGTCGGCTACAAGCTCCCGCCCGCGCTGCTCGGCGAGCTGGCGCAGGCCGAGGTGATCGCGGCGGTCAAGGACTCCTCGGGCGACCTGGAGTCCTTCCAGCGGGTGTTGGACCTGACGGCGGGCAGCGGCGCGGGCTGCCTCACCGGCTCCGAGACGCTGGCGGACCTGGCGATGGTGCGCGGCGCCGACGGCATCGTGCCCGGCCTGGGCAATGTCGACCCGCACGGCTACGTGAGGCTCTACGAGGCCGCGCGGTCCGGTGACGCCGCTGCCGCGCGGGCCGAACAGCGGCGGCTGACCGAGCTGTTCGGCATCATCGAGGTCGCCGACCGCGGCCGGGTGGGCCGGATGTCGGGCGCGCTCGGCGCCTTCAAGGCCGCGCTGGTCGCCCGCGGGGTGATCAGGCACGCCCACACCCAGGCGCCGTTGCTGCCGCTGACGGACGCCGAGTCGCGGGCGGTCGCCGGCCTGGTCGCCGCCGCAGGCCTCGCCCCGGTCCGGTGA